A region of Neovison vison isolate M4711 chromosome 7, ASM_NN_V1, whole genome shotgun sequence DNA encodes the following proteins:
- the ZSWIM9 gene encoding uncharacterized protein ZSWIM9: MGASRRQGLQLDVTTHGVTSGTTAIYRRHVQGGGSHRCPRMESPPSTAGQEEQELRERAFFSWAEFSRFFDAWCQQRLALFFVKSSMHLARCRWASAPPLYTLIDVLKYSYVRLVCKDVRAPSRPTVGPPQPGCPAFIIVKLSPLRDRLVVTECQLTHSHPACPLEFAYYFRPGHLLANACLPVRTTNKISKQFVAPADVRRLLSYCKGRDHGVLDALHVLEGLFRTDPEAKVKLVFVEDQAVVETVFFLTSRTRALLRRFPRMLLVDRLPGLQGALDLLAVLCVDAAGRARQAACCVARPGTPSLLRFALASLLQSAPDVKGRVRCLTAGPEVAAQLPAVRQLLPGARVQICRAQGLETLFSKAQELGGAGCEDPGLWPRLCRLAGASSPAAYAEALAELRAHGPAAFVDYFERNWAPRRDMWVRFRAFEAARDLDACALVRGHRRRLLRRLSPSRSVAQCLRDLVAMQWADAVGEAPDGLDGGGLGPEVEPGRGAQGAERRKGLESGDWGGAPKEGSIWRGGQLEEEWPRGLEARERGGAQLESEMGGGLQVQDWREVQLETQKVRGLEGSVWRGSQWENEQWRGPEIRDWRGFLLEEEKDKGPEGYVWRGSRLEDHGLRGLEGYTWRTAQLEDRRVRVLETTDRRGTQLDTERARSLEGSTWRGTQLHDERTRGLKSRERKGSQLAPEKGSRWEVRNWRGRHLEKPKELVPENGDQRGPQWGEERQRGPDIGEERGVSLGVKRRRDLEDVVLVQLGDTRMTGLENGEGAPSMGPKSKGGQEMECGGTGGRCLGLGNGVCGTPLGTVFEGDPEWAGTRRVYLATGESLQEGGEEGSPREPKRPCCPSAEEEVDWEPLAKFRAACGPELAELVAEELAFARQHGTRGFHWTGAGFALKDGTSDFFLDRALTRCSCSIHAARRLPCRHLFAARLLTGAALFHMDLLRDCWGRAPEP, translated from the exons ATGGGAGCATCTCGGAGGCAGGGGCTACAGCTGGATGTGACGACCCATGGCGTCACATCTGGGACAACAGCCATATATCGGAGACACgtgcagggaggaggaagccacAG gtgccccaggatggagtccccGCCCAGCACGGCtgggcaggaggagcaggagctaCGGGAGCGTGCCTTCTTCTCATGGGCCGAGTTCAGCCGCTTCTTCGACGCGTGGTGCCAGCAGCGGCTGGCGCTTTTCTTCGTCAAGAGTTCCATGCACCTGGCACGCTGCCGCTGGGCCAGCGCACCCCCGCTCTACACACTCATCGACGTGCTCAAGTACAGCTACGTGCGGCTCGTGTGCAAGGACGTGCGCGCGCCCAGCCGGCCCACCGTAGG GCCTCCCCAGCCCGGCTGCCCGGCCTTCATCATCGTCAAGCTGAGCCCGCTGCGGGACCGCCTCGTGGTGACGGAGTGCCAGCTGACCCACTCGCACCCGGCCTGCCCGCTCGAGTTCGCCTACTACTTCCGCCCGGGCCACCTGCTGGCCAACGCCTGCCTTCCGGTGCGCACCACGAACAAGATCTCCAAGCAGTTCGTGGCGCCGGCCGACGTGCGCCGCCTGCTGTCCTACTGCAAGGGCCGCGACCACGGCGTCCTGGACGCCCTGCACGTGCTCGAGGGACTCTTCCGCACCGACCCCGAGGCCAAG GTGAAGCTGGTGTTCGTGGAGGACCAGGCGGTGGTGGAGACAGTGTTCTTCCTGACGTCACGCACGCGGGCGCTGCTGCGGCGCTTCCCCCGCATGCTCCTGGTGGACCGGCTGCCCGGGCTGCAGGGCGCGCTGGACCTGCTGGCCGTGCTGTGTGTGGACGCGGCGGGCCGCGCGCGCCAGGCCGCCTGCTGCGTGGCGCGTCCGGGCACGCCAAGCCTGCTGCGCTTCGCGCTGGCCTCGCTGCTGCAGAGCGCGCCCGACGTCAAGGGCCGCGTGCGCTGCCTAACCGCTGGGCCCGAGGTGGCGGCGCAGCTGCCGGCTGTGCGCCAGCTGCTGCCGGGCGCGCGCGTGCAGATTTGCCGCGCACAAGGCCTCGAGACGCTCTTCAGCAAGGCGCAAGAACTGGGCGGTGCCGGCTGCGAGGACCCGGGCTTGTGGCCGCGTCTGTGTCGCCTGGCCGGCGCGTCGTCGCCCGCCGCCTACGCGGAGGCGCTGGCCGAGCTGCGCGCACATGGCCCGGCCGCCTTCGTGGACTACTTCGAGCGCAACTGGGCCCCGCGGCGCGACATGTGGGTGCGCTTCCGAGCCTTCGAGGCTGCCCGGGACCTGGACGCGTGCGCCCTCGTGCGCGGCCACCGCCGGCGCCTGCTGCGCCGCCTGAGCCCCTCGCGCAGCGTGGCACAGTGCCTCCGCGACCTGGTGGCAATGCAGTGGGCCGACGCGGTCGGGGAGGCGCCTGATGGCCTGGACGGTGGGGGGCTGGGGCCGGAGGTCGAGCCGGGGAGGGGAGCCcaaggggcagagaggagaaagggccTGGAGAGCGGGGACTGGGGAGGGGCCCCGAAAGAAGGAAGTATTTGGAGAGGCGGCCAGTTGGAGGAGGAGTGGCCCCGAGGTTTGGAGGCCAGAGAGCGGGGAGGGGCTCAGTTAGAAAGCGAGATGGGGGGAGGGTTGCAGGTCCAAGACTGGAGAGAGGTCCAGTTGGAGACCCAGAAAGTGAGAGGCCTAGAAGGGAGTGTTTGGAGAGGGTCCCAGTGGGAGAATGAGCAGTGGAGAGGACCAGAGATCAGAGACTGGAGGGGGTTCTtgttggaggaggagaaagataaGGGACCGGAAGGTTATGTCTGGAGAGGATCCCGGTTGGAGGACCATGGGCTGAGGGGATTGGAAGGCTACACCTGGAGGACGGCCCAGCTGGAGGATAGAAGGGTTAGGGTGTTGGAGACCACAGACCGGAGGGGGACCCAGTTGGATACTGAGAGGGCCAGGAGTCTTGAAGGGAGCACCTGGAGGGGGACCCAGCTGCACGATGAGAGGACACGTGGGCTAAAATCCAGAGAACGGAAGGGATCTCAGTTGGCACCCGAGAAGGGGTCCAGGTGGGAGGTCAGGAACTGGAGGGGGCGCCATTTGGAGAAGCCCAAGGAGTTGGTCCCTGAGAATGGAGACCAAAGGGGGCcccagtggggagaggagaggcagagagggccggatattggagaagagagaggagtgagTTTGGGGGTCAAAAGAAGAAGGGACCTGGAGGATGTTGTTCTGGTCCAGCTGGGGGACACAAGGATGACAGGCCTGGAGAATGGGGAGGGAGCCCCATCTATGGGCCCCAAGAGCAAAGGAGGACAAGAGATGGAGTGTGGGGGCACAGGAGGGAGGTGTCTAGGGCTGGGGAACGGAGTGTGCGGCACCCCGTTGGGGACTGTGTTTGAAGGTGATCCAGAATGGGCAGGAACAAGGAGAGTCTACCTGGCCACTGGGGAGAGCCTGCAGGAAGGCGGTGAAGAAGGTAGCCCGAGGGAACCGAAGAGGCCTTGCTGCCCCTCAGCAGAGGAAGAGGTGGACTGGGAGCCCCTGGCCAAGTTCCGAGCGGCGTGCGGGCCGGAGCTGGCAGAACTGGTGGCCGAAGAACTGGCCTTTGCCAGGCAGCACGGTACCCGCGGTTTCCACTGGACTGGAGCTGGGTTTGCCCTTAAGGATGGCACCTCGGACTTCTTCCTAGACAGGGCTCTGACCCGCTGTAGCTGCTCCATCCATGCCGCGCGGCGTCTGCCTTGCCGCCACCTGTTCGCAGCACGCCTCCTCACAGGGGCAGCCTTATTCCACATGGACCTGCTCAGGGATTGCTGGGGGAGAGCTCCAGAACCCTGA